Proteins encoded within one genomic window of Trichoderma asperellum chromosome 2, complete sequence:
- a CDS encoding uncharacterized protein (EggNog:ENOG41), translated as MATQYELEHNVKFAEPRRQGRRVDMASFFSLLNQLDEPGSTQSPHHNPHATPTPVDTAALFRLLQSQLQTLQTTAPTEDNRDFLEQLIASLEDDIHDPPTRLQGASQEFVDMLERVNRKKLDKDDDCAICKVPYLEDEYCLVVELPCQGKHRFDLECVGPWLRSKGTCPMCRDEMGKRKEIPIVEDDEEEDGDMMYA; from the exons ATGGCCACTCAGTACGAAC TTGAACACAATGTCAAATTCGCCGAGCCCCGTCGCCAAGGCCGCCGCGTCGACAtggcctccttcttctccctcctcaaCCAGCTCGACGAACCGGGCAGCACCCAAAGCCCGCATCACAACCCGCACGCCACCCCAACGCCCGTCGACACGGCCGCGCTCTTTCGCCTCCTACAGAGCCAGCTCCAGACGCTGCAGACGACAGCGCCGACAGAGGACAACCGCGATTTCCTCGAGCAGCTGATAGCCTCCCTGGAGGACGACATCCACGACCCCCCGACGAGGCTGCAGGGCGCGAGCCAGGAGTTTGTCGATATGCTGGAGCGAGTGAATCGCAAGAAGCTCGACAAGGACGACGACTGCGCCATCTGCAAGGTTCCTTACTTGGAGGATGAGTACTGCCTCGTCGTGGAGCTGCCGTGTCAAGGAAAGCACCGGTTCGATCTGGAGTGCGTCGGCCCGTGGCTGAGGAGCAAGGGGACATGTCCCATGTGTCGTGATGAGATGGGCAAGAGGAAGGAGATTCCGATTGTggaggacgacgaagaagaggatggcgATATGATGTATGCGTGA
- a CDS encoding uncharacterized protein (EggNog:ENOG41) codes for MSESLIDFRSLVDSYDFAPDGQEKFNTLFGLLDKAIGSSTSGTDANEAVANGIDEISNRDEPEGFLWTLWTLLIEISKRIPLDDSRAQSLVEITQKLKAKQSATVEVWGSTYSLWTDMPLFGAVMREAWNATPTFDNSPGDATTIAQWKSLNSFAARLLGSSVQSWTNFALWELRQGLEEPLSSQQAKDTYLITTSEWITHAGKVLYDEGRKGAQLDEDDVRALRTGSLLKGEASGFSEVRWRFWKKKIEELSVEAGAEAKKRAEKALEVIKSLEA; via the exons ATGTCAGAATCTCTGATTGATTTCCGCTCCCTCGTCGACTCCTACGACTTCGCTCCCGACGGCCAAGAAAAGTTCAACACCTTGTTCGGCCTCTTAGACAAAGCCATTGGCAGCTCCACCAGCGGCACAGACGCCAATGAGGCCGTCGCCAATGGCATCGACGAGATAAGCAATCGCGACGAGCCAGAAGGCTTTCTCTGGACATTATGGACGCTCTTGATCGAAATCTCGAAGCGCATCCCGTTAGACGACTCACGGGCCCAGAGCCTGGTTGAAATTACtcagaagctcaaggctaAGCAAAGCGCAACCGTTGAGGTATGGGGATCGACGTACAGCTTGTGGACCGACATGCCGCTCTTTGGAGCCGTCATGAGAGAGGCGTGGAATG CCACCCCTACTTTCGACAACTCCCCGGGAGATGCCACTACGATCGCCCAGTGGAAGTCGCTCAACTCATTCGCCGCCCGCCTTCTCGGCTCTTCAGTGCAGTCTTGGACGAACTTTGCTCTGTGGGAACTTCGCCAGGGGCTGGAAGAGCCGCTGTCTTCTCAGCAGGCCAAGGACACATACCTAATCACCACATCGGAGTGGATCACTCACGCCGGCAAGGTGCTGTACGATGAGGGACGCAAAGGAGCGCAactcgacgaagatgatgttCGAGCTTTGAGAACCGGCTCGCTATTGAAAGGAGAGGCTTCGGGATTTAGTGAGGTGAGATGGAGgttctggaagaagaagattgaagagctGAGTGTGGAAGCGGGTGCcgaggcaaagaagagggcGGAAAAGGCTTTGGAGGTGATTAAGAGCCTCGAGGCTTAA
- a CDS encoding uncharacterized protein (EggNog:ENOG41) has protein sequence MALLDHEQKPPRESLFDDDIFQRTCRRVASRNEATVVRDILPLIVPSAEIFASRTPSLECLIESVNEVWSNSRPIHSRPQPDYSVGFKRKAFTEEQLNKMAPMIGDFIAGDRSLFMATSEMHFPFLTCEVKCGAEALEYADRQNAHNMTLAVRAIVELFRLVNRERELHLQILAFSISLDHRMVRIYGHYPVIDEAKAKIEYYRYLIRTFDITELNGRERWTAYRFTKNIYDVWVPIHFEKICSAINQIQPELYNPGTLAETGLSEVLESNQLSHSNVDVTSMRNGRTATPIARAAAKKRRRGR, from the coding sequence ATGGCTTTACTTGATCATGAGCAGAAGCCACCTCGCGAATCGCTTTTTGATGATGACATATTCCAAAGAACATGCCGGAGGGTTGCCAGCAGAAACGAGGCGACAGTAGTGCGAGACATCTTACCATTAATCGTCCCCTCTGCAGAGATTTTTGCTTCACGCACACCCTCGCTTGAATGCCTGATTGAGAGCGTTAATGAAGTATGGAGCAATTCTCGGCCAATACATAGTCGTCCACAACCCGACTATTCAGTTGGCTTCAAGCGCAAGGCCTTTACGGAAGAACAGCTAAATAAAATGGCCCCAATGATCGGTGACTTTATTGCTGGAGATCGGAGTCTTTTTATGGCTACATCTGAAATgcattttccctttcttaCATGTGAAGTTAAGTGTGGTGCTGAAGCTCTTGAGTATGCAGACCGCCAGAATGCCCACAACATGACGCTCGCGGTGCGCGCGATTGTCGAGCTCTTTCGTCTTGTGAACCGCGAGCGTGAATTGCACCTTCAGATTCTGgcattctccatctccctcgATCACCGAATGGTGCGCATTTACGGCCACTATCCCGTTATAGATGAGGCCAAGGCGAAAATAGAGTACTATCGGTATCTAATTCGCACATTTGACATTACCGAGCTCAATGGCAGAGAAAGGTGGACTGCATATCgatttactaaaaatatcTATGATGTATGGGTACCGATACACTTTGAGAAAATCTGCTCTGCTATCAATCAGATACAGCCAGAGTTGTATAATCCGGGCACTCTTGCAGAAACAGGGCTTTCTGAAGTGCTCGAAAGCAATCAGCTATCGCATTCAAACGTCGATGTTACATCAATGCGGAATGGGAGGACAGCTACCCCGATTGCTAGGGCCGCTGCGaagaagcgaagaagaggcagataG
- a CDS encoding uncharacterized protein (EggNog:ENOG41): MVLTRARKRAIESQHPAPNKRRKQSHLNIPNEPARASAENTPLGNTPPGSEVEESDPVAYWIRESVWPYAYVKQDLNGDKMNRILAKVKSVASRKGSEPGSGSSDTGGQNNISYRTRNSFKSFSFMEASWRRRN; encoded by the exons ATGGTCCTCACTCGGGCGCGGAAACGCGCCATCGAGAGCCAGCATCCAGCGCCAAATAAGCGAA GGAAGCAATCTCACTTGAATATTCCGAACGAGCCAGCGAGGGCATCGGCGGAAAACACACCCCTAGGGAACACGCCCCCAGGCAGCGAAGTGGAAGAGAGCGATCCTGTCGCGTATTGGATTCGAGAGAGTGTATGGCCATATGCATACGTCAAGCAAGATCTCAATGGCGACAAAATGAACCGTATACTCGCAAAGGTGAAATCGGTGGCGAGTCGGAAGGGATCTGAACCTGGCTCTGGAAGCTCTGATACAGGAGGCCAGAACAATATCTCGTATCGTACCCGCAATTCGTTCAAGTCCTTCAGCTTCATGGAAGCTTCATGGAGACGTCGGAATTAG
- a CDS encoding uncharacterized protein (EggNog:ENOG41) yields MEQVRAERASDERRESLQNQGQKRNIERTGIGNPNSGPFPKRQRESKLSDEHAAVEATNKFADCNNPVAFWAKEGFWPLGYARHGREHILAQKRLTESLALSDSPEDLADASMSEIEDDLGDREDLESDGWPHEEKFALYEHLETMLDKERSFIGDSILGADPKITELCQKWLEEYQELPDGLETSVDFFESLVQDDKTELDSAQLFSSHLMPYEGIQILGRSFYRGWNNSVPLTEVRPQPDLTVGFAICEFSQDQLNRLLPFIGEDPAQYRSFFMATDQICFPFLTYEMNDDSIDEADLLNAHNMTLAVRSMVELFRLVNRQNELHRQIIAFSLSHDCTSVRIYGHYAEIDGEITKYYHHMIHSYRFEHEDEEGKWAAYRFVKNVYEKWVPGHYEKICSAINELPLLGSNSEAISKHKWDPISQLPDALAHLEIE; encoded by the coding sequence ATGGAACAAGTCCGAGCCGAGAGAGCCTCTGATGAGAGGCGTGAATCGCTTCAGAACCAAGGTCAAAAGCGAAATATCGAACGTACAGGCATCGGTAATCCCAATTCTGGACCTTTTCCAAAGCGACAGCGAGAATCCAAACTCTCTGATGAACATGCAGCTGTTGAAGCTACCAATAAGTTCGCCGATTGTAATAACCCAGTGGCTTTTTGGGCAAAAGAAGGATTCTGGCCTCTCGGATACGCTAGGCATGGTAGAGAACATATACTGGCACAAAAGCGCTTGACAGAATCCTTGGCGTTGAGCGATTCCCCGGAAGATTTAGCAGATGCCTCGATGTCGGAAATTGAAGATGATTTAGGAGATAGAGAAGATTTAGAGAGTGATGGTTGGCCGCATGAGGAAAAGTTTGCCTTGTACGAACATCTTGAGACTATGCTCGATAAAGAGCGCAGCTTTATTGGCGATTCAATCTTGGGTGCTGACCCTAAGATCACGGAGCTTTGCCAGAAGTGGCTTGAGGAATATCAGGAACTTCCTGATGGACTCGAAACCAGCGTTGACTTTTTCGAGTCTCTCGTACAGGATGATAAAACTGAGCTCGATTCCGCCCAACTGTTTAGCTCGCACCTCATGCCCTATGAAGGGATTCAAATTCTGGGCAGAAGCTTTTATAGAGGCTGGAACAACTCGGTTCCTTTGACTGAAGTTCGCCCGCAGCCTGACTTGACCGTTGGATTTGCCATATGCGAGTTTTCCCAGGATCAGCTCAACCGACTTCTTCCGTTCATTGGCGAAGATCCTGCTCAGTATCGTTCTTTCTTCATGGCCACAGACCAAATATGCTTTCCCTTCTTGACGTACGAGATGAATGATGATTCTATAGACGAGGCAGACCTTTTGAACGCCCACAACATGACTCTTGCTGTGCGTAGCATGGTGGAGCTGTTTCGTCTTGTTAACCGCCAGAACGAACTTCATCGGCAGATTattgccttttctctctctcacgaCTGCACATCGGTGCGCATATATGGTCATTATGCGGAAATTGATGGAGAGATAACCAAGTACTACCATCATATGATCCACAGCTACAGGTTTGAacatgaggatgaggagggcAAATGGGCGGCATACCGGTTTGTGAAGAACGTGTATGAGAAATGGGTGCCTGGCCACTACGAGAAGATTTGTTCGGCCATCAATGAGCTGCCGTTGTTGGGATCCAATTCTGAGGCGATTTCCAAGCACAAATGGGATCCTATATCGCAATTACCTGATGCACTTGCTCATCTTGAGATAGAGTAA
- a CDS encoding uncharacterized protein (EggNog:ENOG41) yields the protein METDDSSMEKYFALLKQQKLQLKEAQAYKGQTPPASIKRSRSALQQEFYLAALGARMRSLSHEHVVRSCFIGAAYPPCTLPLSSLVPIHLRDLTLETQHRGRVLILRAFCEPNVIVAIQNAVEDERGDVDRLAIYNLPPTAEANAVLPQGAIVAIKEPYYKRTADGGLFVRVDHPTDFVLLKPGNSIIPRALAPRTKKLKQSAIGLKEEGNAKFKRGDFQVAVEIYSDALEACGLDAGDDELRQDLRRNRAAANLRLGRFELAIKDALASMISTEDASEAVKRVNIKALYRAGKAAYEMQDFAQAKRCFGQALELDGAHKESRDEFFRTVKRISEQENGGYDFSMMAKSATAQHYQLDHASFMRRVKVGPAEGRGRGLFATEVLKPGDIVFVEKAFYVAHPDQGDISVLLNVNTDRVSLGTHSLRLQGIVEKITWNPTLANKYTDLFDGGKFGNDKEFKVVDGRVAVDTFRVQSIAELNGFGCPRVKSGDKEQRETEKTDLDQSTGIWLQASYSNHSCLPNATRAFIGDMMVVRAARDIPAGGEIFMGYGALEKPFAERQKRLKNSYGFECDCDLCRAEAKVQKATMDKRARLCKEIDSFLSANEVTNRNQFTFSAAKKARAKKLLGEIRETYPKAHFERLPRPDCLHINFWVARTSGGNPQQALGKFLDVLRDSGYFVSIQGTNVTIDRKAAIGYSAAIHAAMYASQCLMAVGNHGAASALEALGREIFTAQTGADEGFELEFML from the exons ATGGAGACAGACGATTCATCTATGGAGAAGTactttgctcttctcaagCAACAAAAGTTACAGCTCAAAGAAGCTCAAGCCTACAAAGGACAGACGCCCCCGGCTTCAATAAAGCGCTCCCGGAGTGCCCTTCAGCAAGAGTTTTATCTCGCC GCATTGGGCGCACGCATGCGCAGCTTGTCTCACGAACATGTCGTCCGCAGTTGTTTCATAGGCGCAGCGTATCCGCCCTGTACTCTGCCTCTCTCCAGCCTCGTACCGATACATCTTCGCGATCTCACGCTCGAAACGCAGCATCGTGGTCGTGTCCTCATCCTCAGAGCTTTCTGTGAGCCAAACGTGATAGTGGCCATCCAGAATGCAGTCGAGGATGAGCGCGGAGACGTGGATCGCCTCGCCATCTATAACCTGCCCCCGACTGCTGAAGCCAACGCAGTTCTTCCTCAGGGTGCCATCGTGGCAATCAAAGAACCATACTACAAGCGCACCGCTGATGGTGGCCTCTTTGTGCGAGTCGATCATCCTACCGACTTTGTGCTGCTCAAGCCCGGCAATAGCATCATTCCCCGGGCTTTAGCACCCCGCAcaaagaagttgaagcaGTCGGCGATTGGCCTGAAGGAGGAGGGCAATGCAAAATTCAAGAGAGGCGATTTCCAAGTGGCCGTTGAAATCTACTCCGATGCCCTGGAGGCTTGTGGCCTGGATGCAGGTGACGATGAACTTCGGCAAGATCTGCGCCGAAATCGTGCCGCTGCAAACTTGCGCCTTGGTCGCTTCGAGCTGGCTATCAAGGATGCACTGGCTTCCATGATCTCAACTGAAGATGCATCGGAAGCAGTCAAGAGGGTAAACATCAAGGCCCTTTACCGAGCAGGTAAGGCCGCCTATGAGATGCAAGACTTTGCTCAAGCAAAACGATGCTTTGGCCAGGCACTTGAACTCGATGGAGCCCACAAAGAGTCTCGAGATGAATTTTTTCGGACTGTGAAGCGCATCTCGGAACAGGAGAACGGAGGCTATGATTTTTCGATGATGGCCAAGTCTGCTACCGCGCAGCATTACCAACTGGATCACGCTTCCTTTATGAGACGTGTCAAAGTTGGCCCGGCAGAGGGCCGTGGTCGTGGACTCTTTGCTACGGAGGTGCTGAAGCCAGGTGATATCGTTTTTGTAGAAAAAGCTTTCTACGTAGCACATCCGGACCAAGGGGACATATCGGTGCTTCTCAACGTCAACACCGATCGCGTCTCTCTCGGAACACATAGCCTACGGCTCCAGGGGATCGTTGAAAAGATAACCTGGAATCCAACGCTTGCCAATAAGTACACTGATCTTTTCGATGGCGGTAAGTTTGGCAACGACAAGGAATTTAAGGTGGTTGATGGAAGAGTTGCCGTGGATACGTTCCGGGTCCAATCTATTGCAGAGCTCAATGGCTTTGGTTGCCCCAGAGTCAAATCAGGAGACAAGGAGCAACGCGAAACAGAGAAGACAGATCTTGATCAAAGCACGGGTATCTGGCTGCAGGCATCGTACTCGAACCATTCGTGTCTCCCAAACGCGACCCGAGCCTTCATAGGCGACATGATGGTAGTCCGCGCCGCACGAGATATTCCAGCCGGGGGAGAAATCTTCATGGGATACGGCGCCCTAGAGAAGCCCTTTGCCGAGCGGCAGAAGagattaaagaatagctatgGGTTTGAGTGCGATTGCGACCTCTGCCGCGCAGAGGCAAAGGTTCAAAAGGCCACCATGGACAAGCGCGCTCGACTCTGCAAGGAAATCGACTCATTCTTGTCCGCGAATGAAGTGACCAATCGCAACCAGTTTACCTTCTCGGCGGCAAAGAAGGCTAGGGCGAAGAAACTCCTGGGAGAAATCCGAGAGACGTACCCCAAGGCACACTTTGAGCGTCTTCCGCGGCCGGACTGTCTGCATATCAATTTTTGGGTGGCTAGAACATCTGGCGGGAACCCTCAACAAGCACTCGGCAAGTTCCTAGATGTTCTTCGCGATTCGGGCTATTTTGTTAGCATTCAAGGCACAAACGTGACGATTGATCGTAAGGCGGCGATTGGTTATAGTGCTGCAATCCACGCAGCAATGTACGCCTCCCAGTGCTTGATGGCCGTTGGCAACCACGGCGCCGCTTCTGCGCTCGAGGCTTTGGGTAGAGAGATTTTTACCGCCCAAACCGGCGCTGATGAAGGGTTCGAACTGGAGTTTATGCTCTGA
- a CDS encoding uncharacterized protein (EggNog:ENOG41), which yields MRSLSHEHVVRSCFIGAAYPPCTLPLSSLVPIHLRDLTLETQHRGRVLILRAFCEPNVIVAIQNAVEDERGDVDRLAIYNLPPTAEANAVLPQGAIVAIKEPYYKRTADGGLFVRVDHPTDFVLLKPGNSIIPRALAPRTKKLKQSAIGLKEEGNAKFKRGDFQVAVEIYSDALEACGLDAGDDELRQDLRRNRAAANLRLGRFELAIKDALASMISTEDASEAVKRVNIKALYRAGKAAYEMQDFAQAKRCFGQALELDGAHKESRDEFFRTVKRISEQENGGYDFSMMAKSATAQHYQLDHASFMRRVKVGPAEGRGRGLFATEVLKPGDIVFVEKAFYVAHPDQGDISVLLNVNTDRVSLGTHSLRLQGIVEKITWNPTLANKYTDLFDGGKFGNDKEFKVVDGRVAVDTFRVQSIAELNGFGCPRVKSGDKEQRETEKTDLDQSTGIWLQASYSNHSCLPNATRAFIGDMMVVRAARDIPAGGEIFMGYGALEKPFAERQKRLKNSYGFECDCDLCRAEAKVQKATMDKRARLCKEIDSFLSANEVTNRNQFTFSAAKKARAKKLLGEIRETYPKAHFERLPRPDCLHINFWVARTSGGNPQQALGKFLDVLRDSGYFVSIQGTNVTIDRKAAIGYSAAIHAAMYASQCLMAVGNHGAASALEALGREIFTAQTGADEGFELEFML from the coding sequence ATGCGCAGCTTGTCTCACGAACATGTCGTCCGCAGTTGTTTCATAGGCGCAGCGTATCCGCCCTGTACTCTGCCTCTCTCCAGCCTCGTACCGATACATCTTCGCGATCTCACGCTCGAAACGCAGCATCGTGGTCGTGTCCTCATCCTCAGAGCTTTCTGTGAGCCAAACGTGATAGTGGCCATCCAGAATGCAGTCGAGGATGAGCGCGGAGACGTGGATCGCCTCGCCATCTATAACCTGCCCCCGACTGCTGAAGCCAACGCAGTTCTTCCTCAGGGTGCCATCGTGGCAATCAAAGAACCATACTACAAGCGCACCGCTGATGGTGGCCTCTTTGTGCGAGTCGATCATCCTACCGACTTTGTGCTGCTCAAGCCCGGCAATAGCATCATTCCCCGGGCTTTAGCACCCCGCAcaaagaagttgaagcaGTCGGCGATTGGCCTGAAGGAGGAGGGCAATGCAAAATTCAAGAGAGGCGATTTCCAAGTGGCCGTTGAAATCTACTCCGATGCCCTGGAGGCTTGTGGCCTGGATGCAGGTGACGATGAACTTCGGCAAGATCTGCGCCGAAATCGTGCCGCTGCAAACTTGCGCCTTGGTCGCTTCGAGCTGGCTATCAAGGATGCACTGGCTTCCATGATCTCAACTGAAGATGCATCGGAAGCAGTCAAGAGGGTAAACATCAAGGCCCTTTACCGAGCAGGTAAGGCCGCCTATGAGATGCAAGACTTTGCTCAAGCAAAACGATGCTTTGGCCAGGCACTTGAACTCGATGGAGCCCACAAAGAGTCTCGAGATGAATTTTTTCGGACTGTGAAGCGCATCTCGGAACAGGAGAACGGAGGCTATGATTTTTCGATGATGGCCAAGTCTGCTACCGCGCAGCATTACCAACTGGATCACGCTTCCTTTATGAGACGTGTCAAAGTTGGCCCGGCAGAGGGCCGTGGTCGTGGACTCTTTGCTACGGAGGTGCTGAAGCCAGGTGATATCGTTTTTGTAGAAAAAGCTTTCTACGTAGCACATCCGGACCAAGGGGACATATCGGTGCTTCTCAACGTCAACACCGATCGCGTCTCTCTCGGAACACATAGCCTACGGCTCCAGGGGATCGTTGAAAAGATAACCTGGAATCCAACGCTTGCCAATAAGTACACTGATCTTTTCGATGGCGGTAAGTTTGGCAACGACAAGGAATTTAAGGTGGTTGATGGAAGAGTTGCCGTGGATACGTTCCGGGTCCAATCTATTGCAGAGCTCAATGGCTTTGGTTGCCCCAGAGTCAAATCAGGAGACAAGGAGCAACGCGAAACAGAGAAGACAGATCTTGATCAAAGCACGGGTATCTGGCTGCAGGCATCGTACTCGAACCATTCGTGTCTCCCAAACGCGACCCGAGCCTTCATAGGCGACATGATGGTAGTCCGCGCCGCACGAGATATTCCAGCCGGGGGAGAAATCTTCATGGGATACGGCGCCCTAGAGAAGCCCTTTGCCGAGCGGCAGAAGagattaaagaatagctatgGGTTTGAGTGCGATTGCGACCTCTGCCGCGCAGAGGCAAAGGTTCAAAAGGCCACCATGGACAAGCGCGCTCGACTCTGCAAGGAAATCGACTCATTCTTGTCCGCGAATGAAGTGACCAATCGCAACCAGTTTACCTTCTCGGCGGCAAAGAAGGCTAGGGCGAAGAAACTCCTGGGAGAAATCCGAGAGACGTACCCCAAGGCACACTTTGAGCGTCTTCCGCGGCCGGACTGTCTGCATATCAATTTTTGGGTGGCTAGAACATCTGGCGGGAACCCTCAACAAGCACTCGGCAAGTTCCTAGATGTTCTTCGCGATTCGGGCTATTTTGTTAGCATTCAAGGCACAAACGTGACGATTGATCGTAAGGCGGCGATTGGTTATAGTGCTGCAATCCACGCAGCAATGTACGCCTCCCAGTGCTTGATGGCCGTTGGCAACCACGGCGCCGCTTCTGCGCTCGAGGCTTTGGGTAGAGAGATTTTTACCGCCCAAACCGGCGCTGATGAAGGGTTCGAACTGGAGTTTATGCTCTGA
- the LXR4 gene encoding L-xylo-3-hexulose reductase (EggNog:ENOG41): protein MARPYEGKLAIVTGASRGIGAGVAKRLAAKGSNVLVTFTSESSKDLAQQIVEEIKSKHKVHSQSIQTDLTQATNAASVILEAAKSLFHSYNPQGKFQVDILINNAGVSSNQHMNDPKKGAITEAEFTRVYAVNVLAPLLLTQAVAPYLPTDRSGRIVNVSSVSSSIGYIGQSVYAGSKGALEVMTRTWARELSERATVNSVNPGPVWGDMYAEAGPSFWATNQPFVDVAPLAAYNGEANVLEQAGQDADKFDKLVREGMGGRRPGFVDEIAGTIDMLCTEESGWTTGSVVCANGGMRMNLA from the exons atggctcgACCGTATGAGGGCAAACTCGCAATCGTCACCGGTGCTTCACGAG GCATTGGAGCTGGAGTAGCTAAACGGCTTGCCGCCAAGGGCAGCAATGTTCTCGTGACTTTTACTTCAGAATCATCCAAAGATCTGGCACAGCAGATAGTCGAGGAAATCAAGTCAAAGCACAAGGTCCACAGCCAGTCTATCCAGACGGATCTCACCCAGGCCACCAACGCAGCATCCGTCATTCTCGAGGCCGCGAAAAGCCTCTTCCACAGCTACAACCCCCAAGGAAAATTCCAAGTCGACATCCTCATCAACAATGCCGGCGTCTCATCAAACCAGCACATGAACGACCCCAAAAAGGGCGCCATCACAGAAGCCGAGTTCACTCGAGTTTACGCCGTCAACGTGCTGGCACCGCTCCTCTTGACTCAGGCTGTGGCGCCATATCTGCCTACAGACCGCTCAGGCCGCATCGTCAACGTCTCCAGCGTCTCGTCCTCCATTGGCTACATCGGCCAGTCCGTCTATGCGGGCAGCAAAGGCGCCCTTGAAGTCATGACCCGGACATGGGCCCGAGAGCTCTCGGAGCGAGCGACGGTCAACTCCGTCAACCCGGGACCTGTTTGGGGCGACATGTACGCTGAAGCAGGCCCGAGTTTCTGGGCTACCAACCAGCCATTCGTGGATGTGGCACCGCTGGCGGCCTACAATGGCGAGGCCAACGTGCTGGAGCAGGCAGGGCAAGACGCTGACAAGTTTGACAAGCTGGTGCGAGAAGGCATGGGTGGACGACGGCCTGGCTTTGTTGATGAGATCGCCGGGACGATCGACATGCTGTGCACGGAGGAGAGTGGATGGACAACGGGAAGCGTGGTTTGCGCCAACGGAGGAATGAGGATGAATCTTGCATAG